One stretch of Zingiber officinale cultivar Zhangliang chromosome 6B, Zo_v1.1, whole genome shotgun sequence DNA includes these proteins:
- the LOC121990046 gene encoding 1-aminocyclopropane-1-carboxylate synthase 7-like — MAAPVREGEDVVVVGVERRRRKEGLSPTLRGGRGRKEWLWKPFHFSFTWFVACFLKLTTMAKSCMPLSELATSNTHGEDSPYFAGWKAYDEEPYDAAENPSGVIQMGLAENQVSFDLLEEYLEQHPEATGWGCGISGFRENALFQDYHGLRAFRQAMATFMEKIRGERAKFDPERIVLTAGATAANELLTFILADPGDCVLIPAPYYPGFDRDLRWRTGANIIPVHCNSSNGFQITTQNLEAAFAEAVAMGFRVRGVLITNPSNPLGTTISRPVLEEILVFAARNDIHLISDEIYSGSVFSPDEFVSMAEIVEERGYKDCERVHVVYSLSKDLGLPGFRVGAIYSYNDRVVTTARKMSSFTLVSSQTQKMLASMLSDRVFVENYLETNRKRLKERHDYIVEGLKDAGIECLRGNAGLFCWMNLAPLLKETTREGELELWKLILQEVKLNITPGSSCHCSEAGWFRVCFANMSQRTLEVALRRMRNFTEKM; from the exons ATGGCGGCTCCGGTGAGGGAAGGGGAGGATGTTGTCGTCGTTGGCgtcgagaggagaaggaggaaagAGGGGCTGTCGCCGACATtgcgaggaggaagaggaagaaag gaatggttatgGAAGCCTTTTCACTTCTCATTTACATGgtttgttgcttgtttcttgaaaCTAACAACAATGGCTAAGTCTTGCATGCCACTCTCTGAGCTTGCAACTTCGAACACCCATGGAGAAGACTCCCCCTACTTTGCTGGCTGGAAAGCTTATGATGAGGAGCCTTACGATGCTGCAGAGAACCCTTCAGGGGTCATCCAGATGGGTTTGGCAGAAAACCAA GTATCATTTGATCTATTGGAGGAGTATTTAGAACAGCATCCAGAGGCAACTGGCTGGGGATGTGGCATTTCTGGCTTCAGAGAAAACGCTTTGTTTCAAGATTACCATGGACTGAGAGCTTTTAGACAG GCAATGGCAACTTTCATGGAGAAAATAAGAGGAGAAAGGGCAAAGTTTGATCCTGAACGCATCGTCCTCACCGCCGGCGCGACTGCTGCAAATGAACTACTAACCTTTATCTTAGCTGATCCCGGAGACTGTGTACTGATCCCCGCACCTTATTATCCCGG GTTTGACAGGGACCTAAGATGGAGAACTGGTGCTAATATCATTCCGGTCCATTGCAACAGCTCAAATGGATTCCAAATTACTACTCAAAACTTAGAAGCAGCATTTGCTGAAGCAGTGGCCATGGGATTCAGAGTCAGAGGAGTGCTCATCACAAATCCATCGAACCCGTTAGGCACGACGATTTCCAGGCCTGTTCTGGAGGAAATACTCGTCTTCGCGGCGCGCAACGACATACATTTGATATCAGATGAGATCTACTCTGGCTCTGTTTTTTCCCCTGATGAATTTGTTAGCATGGCAGAGATCGTGGAAGAGCGCGGATACAAGGACTGTGAGAGGGTGCACGTAGTGTACAGCCTCTCCAAGGATCTTGGCCTTCCAGGGTTTAGGGTCGGAGCCATTTATTCCTACAATGATCGAGTGGTGACAACTGCCAGGAAGATGTCCAGCTTCACTCTGGTCTCGTCTCAGACCCAGAAGATGCTGGCTTCCATGCTCTCCGATAGAGTCTTCGTTGAGAATTACCTGGAAACGAACAGGAAGAGGCTTAAGGAGAGGCATGATTACATTGTCGAAGGGCTAAAGGATGCTGGCATTGAGTGCTTGCGAGGGAATGCTGGGCTCTTTTGTTGGATGAATCTGGCTCCGTTGCTGAAAGAGACCACGAGAGAAGGAGAGCTAGAGCTGTGGAAGTTGATACTGCAAGAGGTGAAACTCAACATCACTCCAGGCTCCTCATGTCACTGCTCGGAAGCAGGATGGTTTAGGGTATGCTTTGCTAATATGAGCCAGAGAACACTGGAAGTTGCCCTGAGGCGAATGAGAAATTTCAcggagaagatg